From the genome of Phycicoccus duodecadis:
CGAGCGGGCCCTGGCGCTGGGGGCGCGCCCCCTCGACATCGGGCAGGGCGACGTGCCGTGGGTGGTGCTGGCCGACCCCGAGGGCAACCCGTTCTGTGTCATGGAGGAGCGGCCCGAGTACGCCGGTGCGGGCGCCGTGGCCGCGCTCCCGCTCAGCAGCACCGACCCCGCGCGTGACGCCGCCTTCTGGGCCGCGCTCACGGGTTGGCGGCCGGTGCCCGGGAGCCCGCTGACGGCCCTCCAGCACCCGTCCGGGCTCGGGCCGCTGCTCGAGCTGTGCCCCGAGGCCGCGCCCAAGGACGCGGCTCTGAAGAACCGGATGCACCTCGACGTCCGGCTCGAGGCCGGCGACGACGAGGACGCCGTGGTGGCGCGGGTCGTCGAGCTGGGCGGCCGGGAGTGGGAGCCCGGATGGGGCCGACTGCCGTGGCGGCTGGCCACCGACCCCTCGGGCAACGAGCTCTGCCTGCTCCCGGCCCGGCGGCCCTGAGCGGCGCCCCCGGCAACCCGTTCGGCGCCGGCGTCGGGCCTCCGTAGACTGGGCCGGTCCGGGGGACCGGTGGCCGCGTGCGGCCCCGCCCGCCCGGCAGCCGTCCACACCGACCCCGACTCGAAGGATCCTCCGTGCTCCGCACCCACGAGGCCGGCACCCTGCGTGCCGACCACACCGGCCAGACCGTCACCCTCACCGGGTGGGTGGCGAAGCGGCGCGATCACGGCGGGGTGGCCTTCATCGACCTGCGCGACGCGAGCGGCGTCGCCCAGGTGGTCGCGCGCGACGAGGTGCTCACCGGCGCGGCCCACGACCTGCGCAGCGAGTACGTCGTCAAGGTCACCGGCGAGGTCACCGCCCGCGCGGAGCGCAACGTCAACCCCGACCTGCCGACCGGGGCCGTCGAGGTGGTCGCCCGCGAGATCGAGGTCCTCAACCCCAGCGCGCCACTGCCGTTCCAGGTCGACGAGCGCGTGACGGTCGGTGAGGAGGCACGGCTCAAGCACCGCTACCTCGACCTGCGCCGCCCGGGCGCCCACTCGGCCGGGCACGCCATCCGGCTGCGCTCGAAGGTGAGCCAGGCCGCGCGCCGCGTCCTCGGCGACCGTGACTTCGTCGAGATCGAGACCCCGACCCTCACCCGGTCGACGCCCGAGGGCGCCCGCGACTTCCTGGTGCCGGCCCGTCTGGCCCCGGGCAGCTGGTACGCCCTGCCGCAGAGCCCCCAGCTGTTCAAGCAGCTGCTCATGGTGGCGGGGATGGAGCGGTACTACCAGATCGCCCGCTGCTACCGCGACGAGGACTTCCGCGCCGACCGCCAGCCCGAGTTCACCCAGCTCGACATCGAGATGAGCTTCGTCGAGCAGGACGACGTCCTCGAGCTCGGCGAGGCGCTGGTCCGCGAGATCTGGCAGCTGATCGGCGTCGACCTGCCCACGCCGTTCCCGCGGATGACCTACGCCGAGGCCATGCGCCGCTACGGCAGCGACAAGCCGGACCTGCGCTTCGGCCAGGAGCTCGTCGAGTGCACCGAGTTCTTCGCCGACACCTCGTTCCGCGTGTTCCAGGCCGAGTACGTCGGCGCGGTCGTCATGCCCGGCGGTGCGAGCCAGCCGCGCAAGCAGCTCGACGCCTGGCAGGAGTGGGCCAAGCAGCGCGGCGCCAAGGGCCTGGCCTACGTGCTGGTGCAGGACGACGGCACCCTCGGCGGCCCCGTGGCCAAGAACCTCTCGGAGGCCGAGGCCGCCGGCCTGGCCGCACACGTCGGGGCGCAGCCGGGTGACTGCATCTTCTTCGGCGCCGGCGCACCGCGCGCGTCGCGCGCCCTGCTGGGGGCGGCCCGGCTCGAGATCGGCCAGCGGTGCGGGCTGGTCGACGAGGACGCCTGGAGCTTCCTGTGGGTCCTCGACGCCCCCCTGTTCGAGTCGGCGTCGGAGGCGGTCGCGGCCGGCGACGTCGCCGTGGGTTCCGGGGCCTGGACGGCCGTGCACCACGCGTTCACCTCCCCCAAGGAGGAGTTCATGGACACCTTCGACACCGACCCCGGGTCGGCGCTGGCCTACGCCTACGACATGGTCTGCAACGGCAACGAGCTCGGCGGAGGGTCCATCCGGATCCACCGCCGCGACGTGCAGGAGCGCGTCTTCCAGGTGATGGGGCTCGCGCCGGAGGAGGCGCAGGAGAAGTTCGGCTTCCTCCTCGACGCCTTCGCCTTCGGCGCCCCGCCGCACGGCGGCATCGCCTTCGGGTGGGACCGCATCGTGATGCTGCTCGGCGGCTTCGACAGCATCCGCGACGTCATCGCGTTCCCGAAGTCCGGTGGCGGCTACGACCCGCTCACCGACGCGCCCGCCCCGATCACGCCGGAGCAGCGCAAGGAGGCCGGGGTCGACGCGAAGCCCGAGCCGCCGAAGGGCGCCCCCGAGCCGCCGACGGCCTGACGCAGGTTCCCGCAGGGGGCGAAAGAGTTGTCCCGGCGGTCAGGAGGGGGTCGGCGGGGGCGGCAGGGCCCCGGCGCGCCAGCGGCTGCGCCACTGCATCCCCGTCCGGTACCCGAGCCGCCGGTAGACCCGGCGGGCGTCGTCGTTGTCGGCGAACATCCCGAGCGCGCAGGCGCCGGTGGCGGTGACCGCGCGGCGGGTGAGGGCGGCGGTCACGGCGGCCCCCAGCCCCTGGCGGCGGGCCGTGGTGGCGACCGCGATGCCGGCCAGGGTGGGGGTGCCGGCGCCCGACGGCTCGCTGCCCCCGCAGGCGACCAGAGCGCCGGCGTCGTCGCGCACGCCCACCCAGAGCTGGCCGGGCCGCGCGAACGGCTGGCCGTGCGTGCGGGGGCTCGCCACGGCCAGCAGCGCCCTGGCCTCCGGGGCCTCCGCCGGGTCGAGCACCACCACCCGGTCCTCGCCGGGGACGTCGGTGGGCGGCAGGTCGCGGGTCCACAGCCAGTCCCAGTCGCCGCCCGGGCCGTCGATCGGCAGGTGCCGGTCGACGACGTCGTGGTGCTCACGGGGCCGGCTGAGATGGCGGAAGTCGCCCGCCGCGAACCAGGAGCGCACCCAGGGGTCGGCCAGGAGCGCGTCGATGGCCGGCCCGTCACCGAGGACCGACGCGCCGGGGACGCCGTGGTCCGAGCGGCGGGGGAACGCGACCGCGCCGGTGCCGTCGAGCGCCACCGCCCATCCCGGCGGCGCGAACCCGCGGCCGACGTCGAGCTCGACGACCGGGTGGTGCCCGGAGGCCTCCAGCAGCTCCTCGAACGTCCCGATCGGGCGGACCTCGCTCATGGCAGCAATCTCGCACGCGGGCCCGGCGTCCCGGGCGCCGGGTGCGCGGGGGCACCGTTCCGCCGCCCCGATGGCTACCGTGGGCCGATGCCCGCGACGCGCACCCGTCCCCCGACCGTCGCCGACGAGCGGACCCAGCTCCTCGGCTGGTTCGACCTCCAGCGGGGCGTCGTCCGGCTGAAGTGCGAGGGGCTCTCGGACGCGGACGCCCACCGGTCGCTGGTGCCGACCTCGCCGCTGATGACCGTGGCCGGCGTGGTGTCGCACCTGGCCTCGACCGAGGACCTGTGGTTCCGCGAGGTGCTGCTGGGGGAGCCCTCCGAGCTGCCGGGGCTGCGCCGCGAGGACGACGACGGCGACTTCCGCGTCGACCACCTGTCGCTGGCCGAGGTCCTCGACCGCTACGAGGCCGCCTGCGCGCGCTCCGACGCCGCCATCGCCGGGCGGTCACTCGACGACACCGGCAGCACCGCGCTGCACTCGGTCGGCGAGGCGTCGCTGCGCTGGATGGTGCACCACATGCTCGAGGAGACCGCCCGGCACGCCGGCCACCTCGACCTGCTGCGCGAGCTGCTCGACGGCGAGACCGGCTACTTCTGACCGGAGGGAGCGTCCGGGGCCGGTGGCGTCGGCGCGCGGCGCTAGCCTCGCGGGATGAGCCAGGACGGGACCGACCTCTTCGGCGCCGCGGCCGGTGACCGCCCGGGTGCCGGCTCGTCGGCGATGGCCCCCCTGGCCGTGCGGATGCGGCCGCGCAGCATCGACGAGGTCCGCGGCCAGGCCGAGGTGCTGCGCCCTGGCAGCCCCCTGCGCCGGCTCATCGAGGGCGGTGGGGGAGCGGCGGGCCCGCTCTCGGCCATCCTCTGGGGGCCGCCCGGCACCGGCAAGACCACCCTCGCTCACCTCGTGGCCACCGCGGCCGAGCGCGAGTTCGTCGAGCTCTCGGCCGTCACCGCCGGCGTCAAGGACGTGCGCGCGGTGATGGAGGGGGCCGCCCGCACCCGCGACCTCTACGGCCGCCAGACGGTGCTCTTCCTCGACGAGATCCACCGCTTCACCAAGGCCCAGCAGGACGCCCTGCTCCCGGGTGTCGAGAACCGGCTCGTGGTCCTGGTGGCCGCCACCACCGAGAACCCGTCCTTCTCGGTCATCGCCCCGTTGCTGTCGCGCTCGATGCTCGTCACGCTGGTGCCGCTCACCGACGAGCAGGTGGCCGAGGTCCTCACCAGCGCCGTGGCCGACCCGCGGGGCCTGGCCGGGGCCTACGCCCTGGCCGACGACGCCCGCGACCACCTGGTGCGGCTCTCCGGCGGCGATGCCCGGCGCTCGCTCACGTTCCTCGAGGCGGCCGCCGGCGTGGCCGACGACTCGCTCGCCCCCGGGGCGGCCCGGCCCGAGGTCGTCGAGATCACCCTGGCCCAGACCGAGCAGGCCGTCGCCCACGCCGCCGTGCGCTACGACCGCACCGGCGACCAGCACTACGACGTCGCCAGTGCCCTCATCAAGTCGATGCGCGGCTCCGACGTCGACGCGGCCCTCCACTACCTGGCGCGGATGCTCGAGGCGGGCGAGGACCCGCGCTTCATCGCGCGCCGCATCGTCATCGCCGCCTCCGAGGACGTCGGGATGGCCGACCCCACCGCACTGCAGACGGCGGTGGCCGCCATGCACGCGGTCGCCCAGATCGGGATGCCCGAGGCGCGCATCATCCTGGCCCAGGCCGTGGTCCACAACGCCCTGGCCCCGGCCTCGAACGCCGCCTACACCGGGATCAACGAGGCCATCGCCGACGTGCGCGCCGGCAAGGGCGGGCCGGTGCCCCTGCACCTGCGGGGCAGCGGCTACGGCGGGGCCGACCGCATCGCGCAGGCCTCGGCGGCCGCCACGGGCCGCGGCCGCGCGCCGTCGTACGTCTACGCCCACGACGAGCCCGACGGGGTGGCGCGCCAGCAGTACCTGCCCGACGACCTCGCGGGCACCACCGACTACTACCGCCCCACCGACCGCGGCTTCGAGGGGCGCCTCCAGGAGCGGTGGCGCTGGCTGAAGGAGCGCCTCGGCCGCTGAGCCCAGGGGCGCGCGCGCCGGCCCGCGTGGTCCGCGCCGTCGGCGGCCTCGCCTACGGTGGGCCGATGGACACCGACGCCGCGCTCGCCGCCCACGAGGAGCAGCTGGTGGCCGACCTCGCCACGCTCACCGCCGCCCCGCCCGCCGGCGAGAACATCTCCTTCGGCAAGCGCATCGGTGAGGGCACCTCGCTGGCGGTCGACCGGCTCTCGGCCGTGGCAGTGCAGGAACAGCTCCTCGACACCCTGGCCCAGGTCCGCGCGGCCCGCGCCCGCGTCGCCGACGGCACCTACGGGCGCTGCCAGGTCTGCGGCGAGCCCATCCCGGCGGCTCGTCTCGAGGCCCGGCCCTGGGCGGCCCGCTGCGTCCGGCACGCGTGAGGCGGGGCGTCCGCCGCTCCTTGTAGGGTCGTGGGTATGGAGGTCACGCTCGGAGGGACCGCGGCGCGCACGGGCGCGCCCGCGATGTCCGCCCACGTCGTGCGGGGTCACGACGCGCGAGCTCGGTAGGGGCAGCCGCCCCCGCCTCCGCCTGCCCCAACCCCGCCATGCCGGCCCGGCATACGATGTCGGATCGCCCGCGCACGGCCCACGACCCCAGGACTGACACGACATGGAAACCGCTGAGATCCGGCGCCGCTGGCTCGACTTCTTCTCCGGCCGCGGGCACACCGTGGTGCCGAGCGCCTCACTGCTGCTCGACGACCCGAACCTGCTCTTCGTCAACGCGGGCATGGTCCCGTTCAAGCCGTACTTCCTCGGCCAGGAGACCCCGCTCTGGGACCGCGCCACGAGCGTCCAGAAGTGCGTGCGCACCGGCGACATCGAGGAGGTCGGCAAGACCTCCCGCCACGGCACGTTCTTCCAGATGAACGGCAACTTCTCCTTCGGCGACTACTTCAAGGAAGGCGCCATCCGCCTCGCCTGGGAGCTCGTCACCACCCCCCAGGACCAGGGCGGCTACGGCCTCGACCCCGAGCTCATCTGGCCCACCGTCTACGTCGACGACGACGAGGCCTTCGCCATCTGGCACGAGCAGATCGGGCTCCCGGTCGAGCGCATCACCCGCCGCGCCAAGCTCGACAACTACTGGCACATGGGCGTCCCCGGCCCGGGGGGCCCCTGCAGCGAGATCTACCTCGACCGCGGGCCCGAGTACGGGCGCGAGGGCGGGCCGGCCGTCGACGAGGACCGCTACCTCGAGTTCTGGAACCTCGTCTTCATGCAGGAGGAGCTCTCGGCGGTGCGCGCGAAGGACGACTTCGACGTCGCGGGCCCGCTGCCCCAGCGCAACATCGACACCGGCATGGGTCTGGAGCGGATGGCGACGCTGCTCCAGGGCGTCGACAACCTCTACGAGATCGACGAGGTCTACCCGGTCCTGGAGCGCGCCGCGGCGCTCGCCGGGAAGCGCTACGGCGTCTCGTCGGGCCACATGGTCAGCGAGTCCCACCCCGACGACGTGCGGCTGCGGGTCGTGGCCGACCACGTGCGCTCCTCGCTCATGCTCATCGGCGACGGCGTCACCCCGGGCAACGAGGGCCGCGGCTACGTCCTGCGCCGGATGCTGCGCCGCGCCATCCGCTCGATGCGCCTGCTCGGCTACGACGACCCCTGCCTGCCCGAGCTGCTGCCGGTCTCGCTCGAGCGGATGGAGAAGTCCTACCCCGAGCTGCGCAGCGACTGGGACCGCATCTCGCAGACGGCCTACGCCGAGGAGGAGGCGTTCCGGCGCACCCTGACGGCCGGCACCACCATCCTCGACACCGCGGTCGCGCGCACCAAGGAGGGCGGCGGCCAGGTGCTCGGCGGCGCCCAGGCCTTCGCGCTGCACGACACCTACGGCTTCCCCATCGACCTCACCCTCGAGATGGCCGCCGAGCAGGGGCTCGAGGTCGACCGCGAGGGCTTCACCCGGCTGATGCAGGAGCAGCGCGACCGGGCCAAGGCCGACGCCAAGGCCAAGAAGTCGGCCCACGGCGACACCAGCGTCTACCGGGCGCTCTCCGACGGTGTGGGCGGCCGGGTCGAGTTCACCGGCTACCACGAGGTCACCTCCGAGGCGCGGGTCGCGGGGATGCTCCTCGACGGCGCGCCGGTGTCGTCGGCGACCGCGGGCCAGGACGTCGAGCTCGTCCTGGACCGCACCCCGTTCTACGCCGAGGGTGGCGGCCAGCTGGCCGACGGCGGTCTGGTCCGCCTCGCCGGTGGGGCGCTGGTCGAGGTCCGCGACGTGCAGAGCCCCATCAGCGGTCTCGTGGTGCACAGGGCCACGGTCGTGTCCGGCGAGGTCGGGGTCGGCGAGCAGGCGCACGCCGAGGTCGACATCGAGCGCCGCCGCTCCATCTCGCGCGCCCACACGGCGACCCACATGGTGCACAAGGCCATCCGGGAAGCGTTGGGCGACACCGCGACCCAGGCCGGCTCCGAGAACTCGCCCGGCCGCTTCCGGTTCGACTTCCACGCCCCGTCGGCGCTGCCGATGTCGGTGCTCACCGACGTCGAGTCGCGGGTCAACGCCCTGCTGCTCGACGACCTGTCGGTCAGCGCCGAGGTGATGACCCAGCAGCAGGCGCGCGACGCCGGCGCCATGGCCCTGTTCGGCGAGAAGTACGGCGACGCCGTGCGGGTGGTCTCGGTCGGCGACTGGGCCCGCGAGCTCTGCGGCGGCACCCACGCCGAGCGCACCACGCAGCTCGGCCTCGTCACGCTGCTCGGCGAGTCCTCCATCGGCTCCGGCGTGCGCCGCGTCGAGGCGCTGGTCGGCAACGACGCGTTCTCCTTCCTCGCCCGCGAGCGCGCCATCGTGGGCCAGCTCACCGAGCTCGTGAAGGGTCGCCCCGAGGAGCTGCCGGAGCGCATCGGCGGCCTCCTGACCCGCCTCAAGGACGCCGAGCGCGACCTCGAGCGCCTGCGCACCGAGCAGCTCCAGGCCGCGGCCGGCTCGCTCACCGACCGCGCCCGTGACGTCGGCGGGGTCACCTTCCTCGCGCACGACGCGGGGGAGGCCGACGCCGGCGACGTGCGCACCATGGTCCTCGACCTGCGCGGTCGCCTCGGCAACGACCGGCCCAGCGTCGTCGCCGTGACCGGCGTCGCCAAGGGCCGGCCGGTGGTCGTCGTGGCCACCAACGAGGGCGCTCGCGCCCGCGGCATCACCGCCGGCGAGCTGGTCCGCATCGCGGCCGGCACCCTCGGTGGCGGCGGCGGCGGCAAGGACGACATCGCCCAGGGCGGCGGCCAGGACCCGACCAAGGCGGGCGAGGCGCTGGCCGCGGTCGAGTGGCGCGTCGGGGAGCTCGCCGGTTGACGACCACCCCGGGCCCGGCCCGGCGTCGCGGCGTCCTCCTGGGCGTCGACGTCGGGTCGGTCCGCGTGGGGGTGGCCCGCAGCGACCCCGACGGCCTGCTCGCGACCCCCCTCGAGACGCTCCCGCGGGCGTCGGCCGAGACCCCTGCGGCCATCGACGAGGACCTCCGCCGGATCGCCGCGCTGGTCGTCGAGCACGCCGCCGTGGGGGTGGTCGTGGGCCTGCCCCGGTCGCTCTCGGGGGACGAAGGCGTGTCCGCGGCGCGGGCCCGCACGTATGCTGGCGTGCTGGCGATGAGCATCGACCCGGTTCCGGTCCGTCTCGTGGACGAGCGGCTGACGACGGTCGAGGCCCACCGCGCGCTCAGGGAGAGCGGGGTCGCCGGGAGGCGGCAGCGCTCCGTGGTCGACCAGGCCGCGGCGGTGCTCATCCTCCAGTCGGCCCTCGACACCGAGCGGTCGACCGGCCATCCGGCCGGGGAACCGGTCGGTGAACGGCGGCGCAAGCCACGGACGAAGGGCACGAGGACGTGAGCCAGGACTTCACCGACACGATCTTCGGTGACGACACCGAACGTCGGCCGGCGCGCTCGCGGCGCGAGCTGCACCGCAAGAAGCGGCCCCCACGTCGCGGCCGCCGGCTGCTGACGCTCCTGCTCGCCGTGGTGCTCGTCGGAGCGGCCGGCTACGGCGCGTTCAGTGTGCTGGGGCCGACCGTCAGAGGGCTCGTCGGCGGGGGGCAGACCGACGTCGACTTCCCCGGCCCCGGGGAGGGCGAGACCGACGTCGTCATCGCGTCCGGCGCCACCGGCGAGGACATCGCCACCGTGCTGCGCGACGCGGGGGTCACCAAGACCCGCACCGCCTACCTCGACGTCGTGGCGGCCGACCCCACCACGGCCGCCAAGATCCAGCCCGGCACCTACGTGCTGCTGAAGGGGATGCGCGCCCAGGACGCCTTCGAGCTGCTGGCCGACCCCGCCAACCGCGTCACGGAGCGGGTCACCGTCCGCGAGGGGCTCTGGCTGTCGGAGACCCTGGCGACGCTGTCGAAGGCCACCGGCGTGCCGCTGAAGGACTACCAGGCCGCCGTCAAGAACCCCAAGGCGCTGGGGCTGCCGGCCGAGGCCAAGGGCAACCTCGAGGGCTGGCTCTTCCCCGCCAGCTACGAGTTCGGCGACAAGACCCCGGCCGCCGAGCAGCTGACCCAGATGGTCGCGCAGACCGTCAAGACCCTCACCGCCGCCGGGGTCGACCGCAAGAACTGGCAGCGCACGATCATCATCGCCTCGATCGTCGAGGGCGAGGCCAGCGGCGACGCCGACCGCGGCAAGGTCGCCCGGGTGATCGAGAACCGCCTCGACGACCCCAACGGGCCCACCGGCGGCTTCCTGCAGATGGACTCCACGGTCAACTTCGCCCTGCACAAGCGCGGCAACCTCACCAAGACCGAGTACGAGAGCGCCAAGTCCGACCCGTACGACACGTACGGGTCGCCGGGTCTCCCGCCGGGGCCCATCGGCAGCCCGGGCAAGGCAGCCATCGACGCCGCGGCGAACCCGACGCCCGGCAAGTGGTTCTTCTTCGTCACGGTCAACCTCGACACCGGCGAGACGCTGTTCGCGAACACCTTCGCCGAGCAGCAGGCCAACCAGCAGAAGCTCAACCAGTGGTGCGACGCCAACCCGGGCAAGTGCACCGGGTGAGGACGCACCGGTGCTGAGGGCCGCGGTCCTCGGGCACCCCGTCGAGCACTCGCTCTCACCCGCCCTGCACCGGGCCGGGTACGAGGCGCTCGGGCTCCTCGACTGGGAGTACGGGCGCGCCGACGTGGAGGTGCCCGGCCTGGCCGCCCATCTCGCGGGGCTCGACGACTCCTGGCGCGGGCTGTCGCTGACGATGCCGCTCAAGGAGGCGGCGCTGGCGCAGGCCGTCGAGGTCTCGCCCGTCGCGCGGCGGGCCGGGGCCGCCAACACCCTCGTCCGCCGCGCCGACGGTGGCTGGGACGCCACCAACACCGACGTCGCCGGCGTGGTGGGCGCCCTCGCGCCCCGGCTGGCGCGGCCGCCCACCCGCGCCCTCGTCCTCGGCGCCGGGGCCACCGCCCGGTCCTGCGTGCTGGCGCTGGCCGAGCTCGGGGTCACGACCCTCACCGTGCGAGCCCGCGACACCGCACGCGCCGCCGACCTGCTGGCCTGGGCGCTCGACGCCGGTGTCGGCATCCGCAGCGGCTCGGTGGCCGGCCTCGAGCCGTGGGTCACCACGGCCGACGACGTGGTCGTCTCCACCGTGCCGCCGGCGGCGGCCGACCAGGTGGCCCGCACCGTGCCGGCCGCCCACGACGGCGTGCTGCTCGACGTCGTCTACGCCGGCTGGCCCACTCCGGTGGCGCGGGCCGCCGCCGCCGCCGGGATGCGCGTGGTCTCCGGGCTCGAGATGCTGCTGCACCAAGGGGCCGAGCAGTTCCGGCTCTTCACGGGGCACGAGGCGCCACTCGCCGCGATGCGGGCCGCCGGGCTGCGGGCGCTGGGGGAGCCCGGGTGAGCCCCTGGTGGGTCGTCGTCCTCTGCGCGCTGGTCATGGGAGCCGTCGGTCACCTGACCGGGCGCGAGCTCGCGACCGGCGGCTACCGCATCCGTGAGGATGAGGCCGAGCACCCGACCGGCCGGCCGTGGTGGCCCGGCCTCGCCACCGGGGCGCTGGCCGCGCTGGCCGCCGCCGCCGTGGGCGACCTCGCCCACTGGGCCGCGCTGCCGGCCTTCCTGCTGTTCGCCTGGCTCACGGTCGGGCTGGTCTGGATCGACCTCGACGTGCACCGGCTGCCGGTGGGGCTCGTCGTCCCGACCGGGGGTGCGCTGCTGGTGCTCCTGGCCGTCGCCAGCCTCGCCAGTGGTGACTCCCGGTGGCTGGGCGGGGTGGTCGGCGCCGTCGTGATGGGCGGGTTCTACCTGCTGCTCGGCCTGCTGCCCGGCGGGGGCGTCGGGGGCGGCGACATCCGGCTGGCCCCGGTG
Proteins encoded in this window:
- a CDS encoding prepilin peptidase — encoded protein: MSPWWVVVLCALVMGAVGHLTGRELATGGYRIREDEAEHPTGRPWWPGLATGALAALAAAAVGDLAHWAALPAFLLFAWLTVGLVWIDLDVHRLPVGLVVPTGGALLVLLAVASLASGDSRWLGGVVGAVVMGGFYLLLGLLPGGGVGGGDIRLAPVIGALLGWLSLGHLFVGMAAGFLIGGVTAVVLLLGRRVGLKSSIAYGPAMCLGAWVAVGATSRIATALVGG